A portion of the Mesobacillus sp. AQ2 genome contains these proteins:
- the mnmE gene encoding tRNA uridine-5-carboxymethylaminomethyl(34) synthesis GTPase MnmE, with amino-acid sequence MEFDTIAAISTPMGEGAIAIVRLSGDQAFEIADRLFRGVGSKRLSEAATHTIHYGHLIEPKTGQVAEEVMVSVMRGPKTFTKEDVVEINCHGGLVSVNRVLQLVLNQGARLAEPGEFTKRAFLNGRIDLSQAEAVIDLIRAKTDRAMNMALGQMEGRLSRLIQKLRQEILEILAHVEVNIDYPEYDDVEEMTHHMLLEKANYVKAELEKLLQTSQQGKILREGLSTVIVGRPNVGKSSLLNSLVHENKAIVTDIPGTTRDVIEEYVNVRGVPLRLLDTAGIRETEDIVERIGVERSRQVLKEADLILLVLNYSDELSEEDQNIFKAVEGMDVIVIVNKTDLPQKINMVEVRELAKPYSLVTTSLLEDQGVDQLEEAISTLFFSGAIESGDLTYVSNSRHIALLNQAAHSIEEAISGVEMGTPIDIVQIDLTRAWELLGEIIGESVHESLIDQLFSQFCLGK; translated from the coding sequence GTGGAATTTGATACGATTGCGGCGATCTCTACGCCGATGGGTGAAGGTGCGATCGCGATTGTCCGTTTGAGCGGGGATCAGGCATTCGAAATAGCAGACCGATTGTTCAGAGGTGTTGGAAGCAAGAGGCTTAGCGAGGCGGCTACGCATACGATTCATTATGGCCATCTGATTGAACCGAAAACTGGACAAGTTGCTGAAGAAGTAATGGTCTCCGTCATGAGGGGGCCGAAAACGTTCACTAAAGAAGATGTAGTCGAAATCAACTGCCATGGGGGTCTTGTTTCTGTAAACCGTGTGCTCCAGCTTGTCCTGAATCAGGGTGCGAGACTGGCGGAGCCAGGAGAATTTACAAAACGGGCTTTTTTAAATGGACGGATCGATCTTTCCCAGGCAGAGGCAGTCATCGACTTGATCAGGGCGAAAACGGATCGGGCGATGAATATGGCACTTGGCCAGATGGAGGGGCGCCTTTCAAGACTGATCCAGAAGCTGCGCCAGGAAATTCTCGAAATTCTAGCGCATGTCGAAGTGAATATCGACTATCCAGAGTATGACGATGTCGAGGAAATGACGCATCATATGCTTTTGGAAAAAGCGAACTATGTAAAAGCTGAGCTTGAAAAGCTTTTGCAAACCTCGCAGCAAGGGAAAATCCTCAGGGAAGGGCTTTCCACTGTCATTGTAGGCCGGCCTAATGTAGGTAAATCCTCTTTATTGAATAGCCTTGTTCATGAAAATAAGGCGATTGTTACAGATATTCCAGGAACGACGCGTGATGTCATCGAAGAGTATGTCAATGTTCGCGGTGTTCCATTAAGGCTTCTTGATACAGCAGGAATCCGTGAGACGGAGGATATCGTCGAACGAATTGGTGTCGAGCGGTCCCGCCAGGTTCTGAAAGAAGCGGATTTGATCTTGCTCGTTCTGAACTATTCGGATGAGCTTTCGGAAGAGGATCAGAACATCTTTAAAGCTGTCGAAGGCATGGATGTCATTGTCATCGTCAACAAAACCGATCTCCCGCAGAAAATCAATATGGTTGAAGTGAGGGAGCTTGCGAAGCCATATTCGCTTGTTACGACCTCGCTGCTGGAAGATCAGGGTGTGGACCAGCTTGAAGAAGCGATTTCAACTTTGTTCTTTTCAGGTGCGATTGAGTCAGGGGATTTGACTTATGTATCCAACAGCCGCCATATCGCATTGCTCAACCAGGCTGCTCATTCGATTGAAGAAGCGATCAGCGGCGTGGAAATGGGAACGCCAATCGATATCGTCCAGATTGACTTGACCCGTGCATGGGAGCTTCTTGGCGAAATCATTGGTGAAAGTGTTCATGAAAGCTTGATTGACCAGTTATTTTCCCAGTTCTGTCTAGGAAAGTAA